A segment of the Synechococcus sp. CBW1002 genome:
CGGTGACGCGGTCGTCGAAGCGGGCCCCGACGGCGATCAGCAGATCGCACTCGGTCACCGCAAAGTTGGCGTAGGCGGTGCCGTGCATGCCGAGCATGCCCACCGCCAGGGGATGGGTCTCATCGAAGGCACCCTTGCCCATCAAGGTGGTGGTGACAGGCAGCCGGAAGCGCTCGGCCAGCTGATGGACCGCCGCATGGGCGCCGCTGCTGATCGCGCCACCACCCACGTAGAGCAGGGGCCGGCGGGCCTGGCGGATCAGATCGAGGGCGGCGCGGATCGCCTCAGGCCTGGGCGCCGGTGGCAGCTGGTAGCCGGCCGGCTTCACCGAACCGGGCTCCACCGGCACATAGTCGAACTCCTCAACGCCCACATCCTTGGGCACATCGATCAACACGGGCCCGGGGCGACCGGTGGCGGCGATCAGGAAGGCCTCGGCGACGATCCGGCCGATGTCGGCGGGGTCGCGCACCACCCAGGAGTGCTTCACGATCGGCAGCGTGATGCCGAAGATGTCGGTTTCCTGGAAGGCGTCTGTACCGATCGCGGCGCGGGGAACCTGGCCGGTGATCACCACCATCGGCACCGAATCCATCTGGGCCGTGGCGATGCCGGTCACCAGGTTGGTGGCGCCGGGGCCGGAGGTGCCGAAACAGACCCCGACTCTGCCGGTGGCGCGGGCGTAGGCATCGGCGGCGTGGGTGCCGCCCTGCTCGTGCCGCACCAGGATGTGTTTCAGCCAGCCGCGGGCTTCCGCCTTGTGCAGCTCGTCATAGATGGGCAGGATCGCGCCGCCCGGATAGCCGAAGATATGGTCGACACCATGGCGCCTGAGGGCATCCATCAGGGCATAGGCCCCTGTGACCCGCAGCGGCGTCGATGCGGCTACCGGCGCTAGCTCCTGAGCAGGCTGCCCAGCGGAGGACGGGGTGACCGCGGCCTGGGCCGCCGGAGTAAGGGGCGTGAGCGTCACGGCTGCAGCAGGCCAGGCTTCTGGCCATTCTGATGGACTGGCTCAACCTTAAGCGTCGGGACTGGAGTTGGGGATCAGCGCGCCGCTTGGGCCGCCTGGCTGCGGCGCCGGCTCTCGGCCATGGCCCTGAGGATCAGGGCAGGATCGAGCCAGCGACCCTGATGGCGGATGCCCCAGTGCAGATGGGGACCTGTGGTGCGGCCACTCATGCCCACATGGCCGATCAGCTGGCCGGTTCGGACCGCCTGGCCTGACCGCAGCTGCACAGGGCCGCTGCGGTAGATGCCGCCGGATCCGGATCCGGCCAGGTGGCAATAGATGTGTTCATAGGCACCGGAGCGGATCACCAGGCCCACACCGCAGGCGCCATCGTGGATCACATCAGTTACTACGCCGCCCCACCAGCTGTGGATCCCTGAACCCATCGGTGCGGCGATGTCGAGGCCGTAGTGGGGCTCGCTCCAGCCGCCGGAGCGCACCCGCAGGCCGAAATGGCTGGTGTAGCCCGAAAAACTGGCCACAGGGAAGGCTCCCTGCTGCCAGCGGGTGCGGTTGCTGGCCCCCGCCGGACGATCCACCGCCGCGTTGATCCACAGGCCTGCCAGCAGAGCACCGCTGAGCCCACGGCGAGCCATGACGGGCCACCGCCAGGAACCGGCTGCGGCGCGGAAGCGGAACAACTGCTTAGAGGAGACCAATGGCATGGAGGGGACCCCGACCACTGAGCAACTCCAGCAGGAACGCGGAAAATCCCACCATGGCCAGCCGGCCGTTCCATACCTCCGAGCTGTTGTTCCACCCCCAGGCCCACTTGTCCTGCGGATAGAGCTTCACTGTGGTGGACAGGGCCGCCGCCTGATCGAGGTTCACCTCGGGGCCTGCCATCGACTGCTGCACCAGATCCGCCAGACCCGAGATGAAGGTGGGATCGATATCCAGGGCCGGAACCCTGCGGAAGTTGGTGATGCCCGATTCGGTGGCGATCTCGCGATATTCGATATCGATTTCCTCAAGGGTTTCGATGTGCTCGCTCACGAAGCTGATCGGCACCACCACCAGGTCTTTGACCCCCTGCTCCCCCAGCTCATGCAGGGCTTCATCGGTGTAGGGCTTCAGCCATTCCACCGGGCCGACCCGGCTCTGGTAGGCCAAGGTGAAGGGATTGCGGTGGCCCAGCCGCTCCGCCAGGCGATCCATGATCAGGGCCGCGCAGGCCTCGATTTCCTGCTGGTAGGGATCACCGGCCTCCTCGACATAGCTCTTCGGAACACCATGGGCACTGAAGAACACATGGGCGCTGGCGGGATCGGGGCAGGCCGCCACCTGCCGTTCAATCAGGCCGGCCATGGCATTCACGTAGCCGGGGTGGTCGTAATAGCTGCGGATGCAGCGGATCGGCAGGTGGGCGAAATCCGGATCGCTCTGGCGCAGACGCTGCAGCTCGCGAAAGCTGGAGCCACTGGTGCTGATCGAGAAGTGTGGATAGAGGGGCAACACCACGACTTCGTGGATGCCATCGGCCTTCATATCCGACACGGCGGATTCGGTGAAGGGATGCCAGTAGCGCATCGCCACGTAGGTGGTGGCCTCCAGGCCCCGCTGGCGCAGCACGCTCTGCAGCTCGCGGGCCTGCTGTTCGGTGATGCGGCGCAGGGGGGAACCACCGCCGATCGAGCGGTAGGCCTCCCGGGATTTGCCACTGCGCAGGGTGCTGATCAGCCAGGCCAGGGGCTTCTGCAGCGCCGGCGTCGGCAGGCGGATGATCTCCGGATCGGCAAAAAGGTTGTAGAGGAACGGCCCCACATCCTGGATCCGCTCCGGTCCGCCCAGGTTGAGCAGAACCACGCCCACCTTGCCGCGCCCCTCGGCACAGCCGCCCTCCTGTCTGGTGCCTGCGCCCGTGCTGGTCTCGACCGGGCTGCTGTCGACCTGAGTCATGCCCGGCGAAAAGCGGCGAAAGACGAGGTCGAGCGTAACGCTGTCCCTTTGCCCCTGGTGTCGCGGCAGTCGGATCGGTAAGTTCAGCGCCCGCCACCGCAGGATCAACCGTGGATCCCGCCCTTCAGGAGCGCATCCTCCGCCGGAACGCCCTGATGGCCAGCAGCGGCATCGCCCTGCGGCTGGAGGCCCGCGGCCAGCGGCTCGGCCTGCGGGGGCCGCTGCCCTGCCGCAACGGCGACGGCATGCGGGTGCAGCGGATCAGCCTCGGTCTGCCCTTGAGCGAGGCGGGACTGGAGGAGGCCGAGCAGCAGTTGCGGCAGGTGGTGCAGGAGCTGCAACACCAGCGTTTCCGCTGGGATGACTGGAGCAGCGCCGGTAGGGATCGCCCCAGCCAGGCAGCCCCATTGAGATCCGTCAAAACCGGAGCCAAGCCCAGCGTGCGGTCGATCGGCAGTAGCCAGGCAACCGCCGCTGCCACCGGTACGACCACGACATCCAGGCGCCGCGCCACGGCGCGGCAGGAGAGCGCACGGCTCCGCCGACAAAGCCAGTCCCAGCTCAGCAGCGCCAACAGCCGCACCATCGCCAGCCGGATCACCGCACCGACCACCACAGCGACGATCGGGGGGATGGAAGCCCTGATCGATGACTTCGAAACGGCCTTCTTCAGCGATCCGAAGCGGCGGCGCAATCCCGCCGGCAGTCGCACCACCTGGAGCAGCGCCTACCAGCCCTACCTTCGGCGTCTGGCGGTCCAGTGCAGCAGCGACGGAGCTTCATCAGGCCGCCGGTGCGTTCTGGATGCGGCCCTGCTCGAGCAGGTGCTGGACAGCTACGCCCCCACCAGCCGCAGCCGCCAGCAGTGCGGCACCGCCCTGGCCGCCCTGGCGCGCCACCTGGACCTGGACCTGCCGGCGGACTGGACTGAGCGCGCCGCCGGCTACGGACTCCACACCGCCCAGTTCCGCCATCTCCCAAGTGACGCGCAGGTGCAGCAGTGGGTCGAGCGGATTCCCAATCCCGGCTGGCGCCTGGCCTACGGACTGATGGCCACCTACGGGCTGCGCAACCACGAAGTGTTCTTCTGCGATCTCTCGGCCCTGGCCCCCGGCGGTGATCGGGTGCTGCGGGTCCTGCCCACCAGCAAGACCGGCGAGCACCAGGTGTGGCCCTTCCAGCCCGACTGGGTGGAGCGCTTCGGGCTGGAACGGCTCGTGCTCGAGCCGGAGGCCCTGCCGCAGGTGTGCACCGATCTGCGCCGCACCACTCTGCAGCAGGTGGGTCGGCGAGTGGCCGAGCAGTTCCGCCGCTATGACCTGCCGCTCACCCCTTACGACCTGCGCCATGCCTGGGCGGTGCGCACGATCCACATCGGACTGCCGGACACGGTGGCGGCGCGGATGATGGGCCACTCGGTGGCGATCCACACCCGCACCTATCACCACTGGATCACCCGGCGCGATCAGCAGCAGGCGGTGGATGCGGCCCTGGCCCGCAGCCGCTACGGCCAGCAGGCCGCCTGATTCAGCGCTCCTGATCCAGACCACCTGATTCAGACCGCCGCCGCCTTCCGCCACAGTGGGCCCAGTCCTGCGGTCCCACGACCAGCACATGAGCGATCCGGCAGCCTCCTCGACGACGCCCGATGCGAACAGCCTCGATCAGGTGGCCGCCGAGCTGGGTCCAGGCGGCGACCTGGCCCCCGAAGCCGACCAGGAGTCCTACCGCCGCCGCATGGCCCGCCGCCAGGAAGTGCAGCGGCAGCGCGTCGGAGAGCGCAACCTCGAAAAGGGCCTGGTGCTGGTGTTCACCGGCGACGGCAAGGGCAAGACCACCGCAGCGCTGGGGCTGGTGCTGCGCACCCTCGGCCACGGCGAGCAGGTGGCGGTGGTGCAGTTCATCAAGGGCGGCTGGCAGCCTGGCGAGGCCAAGGCCCTGCAACTGTTCGGCGAGGCCCTGGCCTGGCACGCCCTGGGAGAGGGCTTCA
Coding sequences within it:
- a CDS encoding M23 family metallopeptidase; this translates as MARRGLSGALLAGLWINAAVDRPAGASNRTRWQQGAFPVASFSGYTSHFGLRVRSGGWSEPHYGLDIAAPMGSGIHSWWGGVVTDVIHDGACGVGLVIRSGAYEHIYCHLAGSGSGGIYRSGPVQLRSGQAVRTGQLIGHVGMSGRTTGPHLHWGIRHQGRWLDPALILRAMAESRRRSQAAQAAR
- the hemH gene encoding ferrochelatase translates to MTQVDSSPVETSTGAGTRQEGGCAEGRGKVGVVLLNLGGPERIQDVGPFLYNLFADPEIIRLPTPALQKPLAWLISTLRSGKSREAYRSIGGGSPLRRITEQQARELQSVLRQRGLEATTYVAMRYWHPFTESAVSDMKADGIHEVVVLPLYPHFSISTSGSSFRELQRLRQSDPDFAHLPIRCIRSYYDHPGYVNAMAGLIERQVAACPDPASAHVFFSAHGVPKSYVEEAGDPYQQEIEACAALIMDRLAERLGHRNPFTLAYQSRVGPVEWLKPYTDEALHELGEQGVKDLVVVPISFVSEHIETLEEIDIEYREIATESGITNFRRVPALDIDPTFISGLADLVQQSMAGPEVNLDQAAALSTTVKLYPQDKWAWGWNNSSEVWNGRLAMVGFSAFLLELLSGRGPLHAIGLL
- a CDS encoding site-specific integrase; this translates as MDPALQERILRRNALMASSGIALRLEARGQRLGLRGPLPCRNGDGMRVQRISLGLPLSEAGLEEAEQQLRQVVQELQHQRFRWDDWSSAGRDRPSQAAPLRSVKTGAKPSVRSIGSSQATAAATGTTTTSRRRATARQESARLRRQSQSQLSSANSRTIASRITAPTTTATIGGMEALIDDFETAFFSDPKRRRNPAGSRTTWSSAYQPYLRRLAVQCSSDGASSGRRCVLDAALLEQVLDSYAPTSRSRQQCGTALAALARHLDLDLPADWTERAAGYGLHTAQFRHLPSDAQVQQWVERIPNPGWRLAYGLMATYGLRNHEVFFCDLSALAPGGDRVLRVLPTSKTGEHQVWPFQPDWVERFGLERLVLEPEALPQVCTDLRRTTLQQVGRRVAEQFRRYDLPLTPYDLRHAWAVRTIHIGLPDTVAARMMGHSVAIHTRTYHHWITRRDQQQAVDAALARSRYGQQAA
- the cobO gene encoding cob(I)yrinic acid a,c-diamide adenosyltransferase, whose protein sequence is MSDPAASSTTPDANSLDQVAAELGPGGDLAPEADQESYRRRMARRQEVQRQRVGERNLEKGLVLVFTGDGKGKTTAALGLVLRTLGHGEQVAVVQFIKGGWQPGEAKALQLFGEALAWHALGEGFTWETQDRERDRQLVQQAWQRSLSYLADGGRKLVVLDEVNVALKLGYLSIEQVIEGLAQRPPLTHVALTGRGAPPALLERADLVTEMKLVRHPFREQGVKAQAGIEF